In the Candidatus Omnitrophota bacterium genome, one interval contains:
- the ftsA gene encoding cell division protein FtsA encodes MLRNLISEKYFAGLDLGSQTIKTSILRTNESHQPEVVGVFESKTSGFGKASIIDLGEFSESINAAVAGLSKNTGIKLKEVTVGVGAELITDRFSQAVIPLCDRDTKVVTDQDIRKVQTQARLLGVNMEEVIVHDFPQHYRLDDAHTAVNPAGLYGRKLEVQSLLILAHNTLIKNLTKAVNQAGLEVGSILYSGTAASDVCLTPEQKRQGCLFIDIGCRRTSVMIFKDGQLRWIEHLPAGGGFVTRSIAESLNLTYDLAEDIKQSYAVATRAAAQNEEEILVKREDGYIPVKKELISASIEPVIAEFLSSLAGSVKKSALHDQLNAGVILAGGGALLPGLIERVGETTNLPVKMAKVGLLQDKVHHAAKFAATIGLSLAGFQKAHAAVASREKNGLWTAQFAHRVKQLYQEYF; translated from the coding sequence ATGCTGCGCAATCTGATCAGTGAAAAATATTTTGCCGGGTTGGACCTGGGGTCCCAGACCATCAAGACCAGCATCCTGAGGACCAATGAATCCCACCAGCCGGAGGTGGTCGGCGTCTTTGAATCAAAAACCAGCGGGTTCGGCAAGGCCTCCATCATCGATCTGGGGGAATTTTCCGAATCGATCAATGCCGCCGTGGCCGGCCTTTCCAAAAATACCGGGATCAAGCTGAAAGAGGTGACGGTGGGGGTTGGCGCCGAATTGATCACGGACCGGTTCAGCCAGGCGGTCATTCCGTTGTGCGACCGGGACACCAAGGTCGTGACCGACCAGGACATCCGTAAGGTCCAGACCCAGGCGCGGCTGCTGGGCGTGAACATGGAAGAAGTGATCGTGCACGATTTTCCCCAGCATTACCGTCTGGATGACGCCCATACGGCGGTCAATCCCGCCGGTCTTTACGGCAGAAAGCTGGAAGTCCAGTCCCTGCTGATTCTGGCCCACAACACCCTGATTAAAAATTTGACCAAGGCGGTCAACCAGGCCGGGCTGGAGGTGGGTTCAATCCTGTATTCCGGGACCGCGGCCTCTGATGTTTGCCTGACGCCGGAGCAGAAACGCCAGGGGTGCCTTTTTATTGATATCGGCTGCCGCCGGACGAGCGTCATGATTTTTAAAGACGGCCAGCTTCGCTGGATCGAGCACCTGCCGGCGGGGGGAGGGTTTGTCACCCGCAGCATTGCCGAGTCGCTGAATTTGACGTATGACTTGGCCGAAGATATCAAACAGTCGTACGCGGTGGCCACGCGCGCCGCCGCGCAGAATGAAGAGGAGATCCTTGTCAAGCGCGAGGACGGCTATATTCCGGTGAAGAAAGAATTGATTTCCGCTTCCATCGAGCCCGTGATCGCGGAGTTTCTGTCGTCTCTGGCCGGATCGGTCAAAAAATCCGCGCTCCATGACCAGTTGAATGCCGGCGTGATCCTGGCCGGCGGCGGGGCCCTGCTCCCGGGTTTGATCGAAAGGGTCGGAGAGACCACGAATCTTCCTGTCAAAATGGCCAAGGTAGGCCTCCTTCAGGACAAAGTGCACCATGCCGCTAAGTTCGCGGCCACGATCGGCCTTTCCCTGGCCGGTTTCCAGAAAGCCCACGCCGCTGTCGCAAGCCGGGAAAAGAACGGCCTGTGGACAGCCCAATTCGCCCACCGCGTCAAACAACTTTATCAGGAATATTTCTAA